One genomic segment of Erysipelotrichaceae bacterium 66202529 includes these proteins:
- the asrA gene encoding anaerobic sulfite reductase subunit AsrA, whose product MSFELTLEEMNQVFDTLRQRYRIYAPKRLKNAGRYCNTDLIRYQEIRSMEEIEWKDRSDYSPKEVFYPINQTLFHFTEHYFLESQVFEKDLLIFARSCDINGIKRLDKVFLENGPHEDPYYKRMREKVHFILMECPDNGWESCACCSLGTNETEDYDLAVRPLHEEGRVQVFCKSELFTSFFDSFAPTQYTPEFVKENKTVIRVPEIREDMVDSIRELDMWKDYQSRCIGCGACNSVCITCSCFNTVDTPYTENGKSGERRRTWTGCMNDDFTTVNGGHAFRDEYKDRMRFKTMHKVYDFKKRFATDYQMCVGCGRCDDICPSYISFSHIINRLHDEVENMKEEN is encoded by the coding sequence ATGTCATTTGAATTAACGCTCGAAGAAATGAATCAGGTCTTTGACACACTTCGGCAAAGGTATCGCATCTATGCTCCGAAACGGCTGAAGAATGCAGGACGCTACTGCAATACCGATCTCATCCGCTATCAGGAAATCCGCAGCATGGAGGAAATCGAATGGAAGGATCGCAGTGATTATTCACCGAAGGAGGTATTCTATCCAATCAATCAGACGCTGTTTCACTTCACCGAGCATTATTTTCTGGAAAGCCAGGTATTTGAAAAGGATTTGCTGATTTTTGCACGAAGCTGCGATATCAACGGAATTAAGCGCCTGGATAAGGTATTTCTGGAAAACGGACCGCATGAGGATCCCTATTATAAGAGAATGCGGGAAAAGGTGCATTTCATTTTAATGGAATGTCCTGATAACGGCTGGGAATCCTGTGCCTGCTGCTCCCTGGGTACCAATGAAACAGAGGATTACGATCTGGCAGTGCGCCCCTTACATGAGGAAGGACGGGTACAGGTGTTCTGCAAGAGTGAGCTGTTTACCTCTTTCTTTGACAGCTTTGCGCCAACACAATATACACCGGAATTCGTAAAGGAAAATAAAACGGTTATACGCGTACCGGAAATTCGTGAGGATATGGTCGATTCCATCCGTGAGCTGGATATGTGGAAGGATTATCAGAGCCGCTGCATTGGCTGCGGGGCCTGTAATTCGGTATGCATCACCTGCTCCTGCTTTAACACTGTCGATACACCGTACACAGAAAACGGAAAAAGCGGTGAACGCCGCAGAACGTGGACAGGCTGTATGAATGATGATTTCACGACGGTGAACGGAGGACACGCCTTCCGTGATGAATATAAAGACCGCATGCGCTTTAAGACGATGCATAAGGTCTATGATTTTAAAAAGCGCTTTGCGACAGACTATCAGATGTGCGTGGGATGCGGCCGCTGTGATGATATCTGTCCATCCTATATATCCTTTTCCCATATCATCAACCGTCTACATGATGAGGTAGAAAACATGAAGGAGGAAAACTGA
- a CDS encoding acyl carrier protein — MFEKVKEVLMEAINVDEDMIKMEANLKDDLGIDSLAAVELSLELETEFDVRIEDEELAKLVTVADIVNLLESKA, encoded by the coding sequence ATGTTTGAAAAAGTAAAAGAAGTGCTGATGGAGGCCATCAACGTCGACGAGGATATGATCAAAATGGAAGCGAATTTAAAGGATGATCTGGGAATTGATTCCCTGGCAGCCGTTGAGCTTTCTCTGGAGCTGGAAACAGAATTTGATGTACGCATTGAAGATGAGGAATTAGCAAAACTGGTTACCGTGGCAGATATCGTAAACCTGCTCGAAAGCAAAGCGTAA
- the accB gene encoding acetyl-CoA carboxylase biotin carboxyl carrier protein, giving the protein MNTDKIQDIIRIFEESGLHKMELEVDDMKLKMEKQASGTNRVQFTEPLRTENKAEAEAFMQAAQPAAEVKKAGGTWVKAPIVGTYYNARSQGGTPFVEIGQHVKKGDVLCIIEAMKVMNEIPSPVDGIVQEILITNEAMVEFDQELIRIGEAA; this is encoded by the coding sequence ATGAATACAGATAAGATCCAAGACATCATCCGCATTTTTGAGGAAAGCGGACTTCATAAGATGGAGCTGGAAGTGGATGACATGAAGCTGAAAATGGAAAAGCAGGCTTCCGGTACAAACCGTGTGCAGTTCACTGAGCCGCTCAGGACAGAGAACAAAGCGGAGGCAGAAGCATTCATGCAAGCAGCGCAGCCGGCAGCAGAGGTGAAAAAAGCAGGGGGTACCTGGGTGAAGGCGCCGATTGTCGGTACGTATTACAATGCCCGCTCTCAGGGGGGAACACCGTTTGTGGAAATCGGCCAGCATGTGAAAAAGGGCGATGTCCTGTGTATCATTGAAGCTATGAAGGTCATGAATGAGATTCCTTCACCGGTGGATGGTATTGTACAGGAGATTCTCATTACCAATGAAGCGATGGTGGAATTCGATCAGGAGCTGATCCGCATCGGTGAGGCCGCATGA
- the accC gene encoding acetyl-CoA carboxylase biotin carboxylase subunit, producing the protein MIRRLLIANRGEIAVRIIRTCKEMNIETVAVYSTVDKDALHVQLADYAVCIGGPRANDSYLNMKNILSAACMTACDAIHPGFGFLSENAKFARLVMQCGLIFVGPNPDVIEQMGDKNNARQCMMEAGVPVIPGSKDLLETAQDALAMAETIGYPVLIKASNGGGGRGMRRADCAEELENAFDTAKAEARANFGDDAVYMEKFIVEPKHVEVQLMADKHGNVVHLFERDCSCQRRNQKLLEEAPCHILKEDIRKNLLADAVRAAQSVGYDSVGTIEFLLDARGDYYFMEMNTRIQVEHTISEEITGIDLIKQQIRIADGHKLAYAQEDIVCKGHAIECRINAENIKYNFAPSPGEVTFINFPQGRRVRIESAVYNDYKIPPYYDSMIAKIITYADTRLECIKRMRSALEELLIEGVETNIEFQYLLLHHPTFVGGRYDTGFMDSFIKELKEDGTII; encoded by the coding sequence ATGATTCGCCGTCTCCTCATTGCGAACCGCGGAGAAATCGCGGTTAGAATTATCCGTACCTGCAAGGAAATGAACATCGAAACGGTGGCGGTATACTCCACTGTGGATAAGGATGCCCTGCATGTTCAGCTTGCGGATTATGCGGTATGCATTGGCGGTCCCCGTGCGAATGACAGCTACCTGAATATGAAAAACATATTAAGTGCAGCCTGTATGACGGCCTGTGATGCCATTCATCCCGGCTTCGGTTTTCTGAGTGAAAATGCGAAATTTGCCCGTCTGGTCATGCAGTGCGGTCTGATTTTTGTCGGCCCCAATCCCGATGTCATCGAACAGATGGGGGATAAAAACAATGCCCGTCAATGTATGATGGAGGCTGGGGTACCGGTTATTCCCGGCAGTAAGGATCTATTAGAAACTGCACAGGATGCATTGGCTATGGCGGAAACCATCGGCTATCCGGTACTGATTAAGGCCAGCAACGGCGGCGGCGGTCGCGGTATGCGGCGTGCGGATTGTGCCGAGGAGCTGGAAAATGCATTTGATACAGCCAAAGCGGAGGCCCGTGCAAACTTCGGGGATGATGCGGTGTATATGGAAAAATTCATCGTGGAGCCAAAGCATGTCGAGGTACAGCTTATGGCAGATAAGCATGGAAATGTCGTACATCTGTTTGAACGGGACTGCTCCTGTCAGCGCCGCAATCAAAAGCTGCTGGAGGAAGCACCCTGTCATATCCTGAAGGAGGATATCCGAAAGAATCTGCTTGCGGATGCGGTACGCGCTGCACAAAGTGTCGGCTATGACAGCGTGGGAACCATTGAGTTTTTACTGGATGCCCGCGGGGATTACTATTTCATGGAAATGAATACGCGAATCCAGGTCGAGCATACCATATCCGAAGAAATCACCGGTATTGACCTCATCAAGCAGCAGATTCGTATCGCAGACGGTCACAAGCTGGCCTATGCGCAAGAGGATATTGTCTGTAAAGGCCATGCCATCGAATGCCGTATCAACGCGGAAAATATCAAATATAATTTTGCGCCGAGTCCGGGTGAGGTGACGTTTATCAACTTCCCGCAGGGACGCCGTGTGCGTATTGAAAGTGCGGTATACAACGATTATAAAATACCGCCATATTATGATTCTATGATTGCCAAGATCATCACCTATGCGGATACCCGTCTGGAATGCATTAAGCGAATGCGTTCCGCTCTGGAGGAGCTGTTGATCGAGGGTGTGGAAACAAACATTGAATTCCAGTATCTGCTGCTGCATCATCCGACATTTGTCGGCGGGCGCTATGATACCGGATTCATGGATTCATTTATAAAGGAGCTGAAAGAGGATGGAACAATTATTTAA
- a CDS encoding acetyl-CoA carboxylase carboxyltransferase subunit beta — protein sequence MEQLFKVRKNRLNLFKQRRSLPQREPLEAPDNLFQSCPACKQSILFEDLMHNRYVCPHCGHHLKLTAHERLRQIVDENSFQELDRRLVLKKDQLGFPGYEEKLSRLQKKTGLYEAVVCGTGSIGGYKCAIAVMDSNFFMGSMGQIVGEKITRCIEYATKKKLPLLIFTTSGGARMQEGILSLVQMAKTSAALEKHKEAGLLYISYLTHPTTGGVSASFAMLGDIILSEPDCLIGFAGKRVIASTVKEELPSNFQKAEFLLEKGFVDAIVERKDSRDTLTHILRLHERRAS from the coding sequence ATGGAACAATTATTTAAGGTGCGTAAGAACCGGCTGAATCTGTTCAAGCAGCGCCGTTCTCTGCCGCAAAGAGAGCCGCTGGAAGCTCCGGACAATCTGTTTCAAAGCTGTCCTGCTTGCAAACAGAGTATTTTATTTGAAGATCTGATGCATAACCGCTATGTATGTCCGCATTGTGGTCATCACCTGAAGCTGACAGCACATGAGCGTTTACGTCAGATTGTGGATGAAAACAGCTTTCAGGAGCTGGATCGCCGTCTGGTTCTGAAAAAGGATCAGCTTGGCTTTCCCGGCTATGAGGAAAAGCTGTCCCGGCTGCAGAAGAAAACCGGACTGTATGAAGCGGTGGTATGCGGAACCGGCAGTATCGGCGGCTATAAATGTGCCATAGCCGTTATGGACAGCAATTTCTTTATGGGAAGCATGGGGCAGATCGTCGGGGAAAAGATTACTCGCTGCATTGAATATGCGACAAAGAAAAAGCTGCCGCTGTTGATTTTTACGACAAGCGGCGGTGCCAGAATGCAGGAGGGAATCCTCTCTCTTGTACAGATGGCAAAAACAAGTGCAGCACTGGAAAAGCATAAGGAAGCAGGACTTTTGTATATTTCGTATTTGACACATCCGACAACCGGTGGTGTGAGTGCCAGCTTTGCCATGCTGGGAGATATCATCCTGAGTGAGCCGGACTGTCTGATCGGCTTTGCCGGAAAGCGTGTTATCGCCTCTACGGTGAAGGAGGAGCTGCCATCCAATTTCCAGAAGGCGGAGTTTCTGCTGGAAAAGGGCTTTGTGGATGCCATCGTTGAACGAAAGGACAGCCGGGATACGTTAACGCATATCCTGCGTCTGCATGAAAGGAGAGCATCATGA
- a CDS encoding acetyl-CoA carboxylase carboxyltransferase subunit alpha: MSIKEAEGKIAALEAELHTLAPMDPHAEELRTTIATLREEAMRNMDAWDTVYLARHPKRPKAMDYIHALFPDFLELHGDRAYGDDAACRGGIASFQGRSVTVLAQSKGKTLEENMSCNFGMLHPEGYRKAIRLAKQAERFHRPIITLVDTAGAYPGRGAEERGQAEAIAQCLAVFSDIRTPVLAIVLSEGGSGGALAFSVADHIMMLEHAIYSILSPEGFASILWKDESRAAEAAGVMELTAADLKRKGIIDTIISEPQGGAHICFEYVIEELRDNMEQVLDELCKKKEKTLLAQRYEKYRAMGANYEEL, from the coding sequence ATGAGCATAAAGGAAGCAGAAGGTAAGATTGCGGCTCTGGAAGCCGAGCTGCATACACTTGCGCCCATGGATCCGCATGCAGAGGAGCTGCGAACTACGATTGCTACCCTGCGCGAGGAAGCGATGCGCAATATGGATGCATGGGATACGGTTTATCTGGCAAGACATCCCAAGCGTCCCAAGGCAATGGACTACATTCATGCACTGTTTCCGGATTTTCTGGAGCTGCATGGTGATCGTGCCTATGGGGATGATGCAGCCTGCCGCGGCGGTATTGCGAGCTTTCAAGGCAGAAGCGTGACGGTTCTTGCGCAAAGCAAGGGAAAGACGCTGGAAGAAAATATGAGCTGCAACTTTGGTATGCTGCATCCGGAGGGCTATCGTAAAGCAATCCGTCTGGCAAAGCAGGCCGAACGGTTTCACCGTCCGATCATCACGCTGGTAGATACAGCCGGTGCATATCCGGGAAGGGGAGCCGAGGAGCGCGGACAGGCGGAAGCCATCGCGCAGTGTCTTGCGGTATTTTCCGATATCCGCACCCCGGTACTGGCTATTGTCCTGAGTGAAGGAGGAAGCGGGGGAGCGCTGGCATTCAGTGTGGCTGATCACATCATGATGCTGGAGCATGCCATTTATTCCATTCTTTCTCCGGAGGGCTTTGCAAGTATCTTATGGAAGGATGAATCCAGAGCTGCAGAGGCCGCCGGTGTCATGGAGCTTACGGCCGCAGATTTAAAGCGCAAGGGCATCATTGATACCATCATTTCAGAGCCGCAGGGCGGTGCGCATATATGCTTTGAATATGTGATTGAGGAGCTGCGTGACAATATGGAACAGGTTCTTGATGAATTGTGTAAAAAGAAAGAGAAAACGCTGTTAGCACAGCGGTATGAAAAATATAGAGCAATGGGGGCGAATTATGAAGAGCTGTAG
- the fabH gene encoding beta-ketoacyl-ACP synthase III, producing the protein MKSCSIKGFGYAKAKRRVTNEELSTFVDTSDEWISTRTGIRARYISEEENTSDLGARAARMAIKESGIDPKEIDLLITATFTPDQTTPATACLIQEKLGLNEQHMMAFDLNAACSGFLYALQSAHAMLAAGQVKCALVIGAEVISKQLDWEDRSTCIIFADGAGAAIVRQEDTQKRMLHFAGSMGDAAGVIHSDAPKPRALFSKQTYQPSVVCMEGSATFRFAVKAMQEAIEDVLKQADVTIEEVDWIVPHQANLRIINNVCKRMHIDKAHVYINIDEYGNTSAASIPLALGEMSEKGLLKPGMKIVLSGFGAGFTWAGCYLEL; encoded by the coding sequence ATGAAGAGCTGTAGCATTAAGGGCTTTGGGTATGCGAAGGCAAAGCGCCGTGTTACCAATGAGGAGCTGAGTACCTTTGTCGATACCAGTGATGAATGGATATCCACAAGAACAGGAATCCGCGCACGGTATATATCGGAAGAGGAAAATACGAGTGATCTGGGTGCACGGGCTGCCCGCATGGCAATCAAGGAATCGGGCATTGATCCAAAGGAAATCGACCTGCTCATAACGGCGACGTTTACGCCCGATCAGACAACCCCTGCAACGGCCTGTCTGATTCAGGAAAAGCTGGGTCTGAATGAACAGCATATGATGGCGTTTGATCTCAATGCAGCCTGCAGCGGCTTTCTCTATGCGCTGCAGAGTGCGCATGCGATGCTTGCGGCGGGACAGGTGAAATGCGCGCTTGTCATTGGTGCAGAGGTCATATCCAAACAGCTGGACTGGGAGGATCGCTCCACCTGTATCATTTTTGCGGACGGAGCCGGAGCTGCCATTGTCAGACAGGAGGACACGCAAAAGCGGATGCTGCATTTTGCTGGGAGTATGGGAGATGCTGCGGGTGTGATCCACAGTGATGCACCTAAGCCGAGAGCACTGTTTTCCAAGCAGACCTATCAGCCCTCTGTGGTATGCATGGAAGGAAGTGCAACCTTTCGCTTTGCGGTGAAAGCGATGCAGGAGGCGATTGAGGATGTGCTGAAGCAGGCAGATGTCACCATCGAGGAGGTTGACTGGATCGTACCGCATCAGGCAAATCTAAGAATAATTAACAACGTATGCAAACGCATGCACATAGACAAAGCGCATGTGTATATCAATATCGATGAATATGGAAATACATCGGCTGCCAGTATCCCGCTTGCACTTGGTGAAATGAGTGAAAAGGGACTGTTGAAGCCAGGAATGAAAATCGTTCTGAGCGGCTTTGGTGCCGGGTTTACCTGGGCCGGCTGCTATCTGGAACTGTAA
- a CDS encoding enoyl-[acyl-carrier-protein] reductase FabK — MLINELLGIKYPIFQGAMANIATPQFAAAVSNCGALGIIATGAMDEQQTREAIRTCKQLTDKPFGVNVMLMNPHTEAIMQVICEEKVAVVTTGAGNPGPYIPALKESGCKVIPVVASVALARRLEKSGVDAVIAEGGESGGHVGETTTMSLVPQVVDALSIPVLAAGGIASGRQLNAALCLGAVGAQIGTCLLLAEECPIHENYKKAVMKAKDMDSVVTGRSTGTPVRILKNQMALQYLKLEQSGADKEEMEKLTLGGLRRAVLEGDMRHGSVMMGQVAGMCKEIRPLQDILDSLIRESEEELANLQKAVKGLRYA; from the coding sequence ATGTTAATCAATGAATTGTTAGGAATCAAATACCCGATATTTCAGGGGGCAATGGCCAATATAGCAACCCCGCAGTTTGCGGCAGCCGTATCCAATTGCGGCGCACTGGGCATCATCGCGACAGGTGCGATGGATGAGCAGCAGACAAGAGAAGCAATCCGTACATGCAAGCAGCTGACAGACAAACCGTTCGGTGTGAATGTCATGCTGATGAATCCGCACACAGAGGCGATCATGCAGGTAATCTGTGAGGAAAAGGTCGCAGTCGTAACAACTGGTGCCGGAAATCCGGGGCCTTATATTCCTGCATTAAAGGAAAGCGGCTGTAAGGTGATTCCGGTCGTTGCAAGTGTTGCGCTGGCACGCCGCCTGGAAAAATCCGGTGTCGATGCTGTAATTGCAGAGGGTGGAGAATCCGGTGGACATGTGGGAGAAACGACAACGATGTCTCTCGTACCGCAGGTAGTGGATGCCCTTTCCATTCCGGTACTGGCAGCCGGAGGTATTGCGAGCGGCCGGCAGTTGAATGCAGCACTGTGCCTTGGCGCAGTCGGTGCGCAGATTGGAACGTGTCTGCTGCTGGCAGAGGAATGTCCGATTCATGAAAATTATAAAAAAGCCGTCATGAAGGCAAAGGATATGGATTCCGTTGTCACCGGAAGAAGCACAGGAACGCCGGTGCGTATTTTGAAAAATCAGATGGCACTACAATATCTGAAGCTGGAACAAAGCGGTGCGGACAAGGAAGAAATGGAAAAGCTGACACTGGGCGGTTTACGCAGAGCAGTGCTGGAGGGCGATATGCGTCATGGCTCCGTCATGATGGGACAGGTTGCCGGTATGTGTAAGGAAATCCGTCCATTGCAGGATATTCTTGATTCCCTGATTCGTGAGAGTGAGGAAGAACTCGCTAATCTGCAGAAAGCAGTGAAGGGTCTGCGCTATGCATAA
- a CDS encoding nitronate monooxygenase encodes MHKHVSIGSKVLEKPIIQGGMGVGVSLGKLAGAVMREGGMGVISAAHPGYRKENFWKDPITCNKEALQEEAAKARAISGGRGLLGVNVMVASHHYEEYVKAAIDAGVDVIISGAGMPMNLPSVEGSEQVALAPIVSSGRAARLLLKSWDRHYHRCPDFIVVEGSLAGGHLGFKKDELLEGRVRELSELVQEVLAEICPYEDAYQRSIPVFGAGGVYTREDIDALMAIGASGVQMATRFIATTECDADPAFKQKIIQAQKEDITLVASPAGLPGRAVMTAFMSRAREGRIAPARCIGCMKPCTPASTPYCISDALVHAVEGDVENGLVFAGANAWRITDIVSVHELMEELCGEEETA; translated from the coding sequence ATGCATAAACACGTTTCTATTGGTTCAAAGGTATTGGAAAAGCCAATCATTCAGGGAGGAATGGGTGTTGGTGTTTCATTAGGTAAACTTGCCGGCGCTGTTATGCGCGAAGGCGGTATGGGTGTGATTTCCGCAGCCCATCCGGGTTATCGTAAGGAAAACTTCTGGAAGGATCCGATTACCTGTAATAAGGAGGCCTTACAGGAGGAAGCCGCAAAGGCAAGGGCAATCAGTGGGGGCAGAGGTCTGCTTGGCGTCAATGTCATGGTTGCTTCCCATCATTATGAGGAATATGTGAAGGCAGCCATTGATGCCGGTGTGGATGTCATTATATCCGGAGCCGGTATGCCGATGAATCTGCCCTCTGTGGAAGGCAGTGAGCAGGTGGCACTGGCTCCCATCGTATCCAGCGGCCGTGCAGCCCGACTGCTTCTGAAAAGCTGGGATCGTCATTATCACCGCTGTCCGGATTTCATCGTTGTAGAGGGAAGCCTGGCAGGCGGTCATCTCGGCTTTAAAAAGGATGAGCTTCTGGAAGGTCGTGTCAGGGAACTGAGCGAGCTGGTGCAGGAGGTGCTTGCGGAAATCTGTCCGTACGAGGACGCATATCAAAGAAGCATCCCGGTGTTTGGTGCCGGTGGTGTATATACAAGGGAAGATATCGACGCACTGATGGCTATCGGTGCCAGCGGTGTTCAGATGGCAACCCGCTTTATCGCTACGACAGAATGTGATGCCGATCCTGCGTTCAAGCAGAAAATCATTCAGGCGCAGAAAGAGGATATCACACTGGTCGCAAGTCCTGCCGGCTTGCCGGGCAGAGCGGTCATGACAGCTTTTATGAGCCGTGCAAGGGAAGGAAGAATTGCACCAGCACGGTGCATCGGCTGTATGAAGCCCTGTACGCCGGCTTCCACACCGTATTGTATCAGTGATGCACTGGTGCACGCAGTAGAGGGAGATGTGGAAAACGGCCTGGTATTTGCAGGTGCCAACGCATGGCGTATCACAGACATCGTCAGTGTCCATGAGCTTATGGAGGAATTGTGCGGTGAGGAGGAAACAGCATGA
- the fabD gene encoding ACP S-malonyltransferase has translation MKTAFLFSGQGTQTPGMGKDLYETYDSARKVFDSIHTDFDVKALCFEGPKEKLDDTQYTQVAIFAHSMAAAAVLKEKGITADVTAGLSLGEYSALCYAGSFTIQEGAEILRERGKLMANALPAGTSAMAAVLMLDKEAILQACDAVKEIGVCEIANYNCPGQIVITGEKGAVEACGKKCLEAGARRVIPLQVSGAFHSSLLKDAGKKLYKVLSAYELHPPKLPVLHNISAKTADRALIDLLSEQISHSVLLEDTIKQMLADGVDTFIEVGPGKAVSGFVKKCAKGMDVKILHVEDCASLAETLDYMKG, from the coding sequence ATGAAAACAGCATTTTTATTTTCCGGTCAGGGAACCCAGACACCCGGCATGGGAAAGGATTTATATGAAACCTACGACAGTGCCAGAAAGGTCTTTGACAGCATTCATACCGATTTCGATGTGAAAGCATTATGCTTTGAAGGCCCTAAGGAGAAGCTGGACGATACACAATATACACAGGTGGCGATTTTTGCCCACTCCATGGCAGCGGCTGCTGTCTTAAAGGAGAAGGGAATTACGGCGGATGTTACTGCCGGCTTGAGCTTGGGCGAATACAGTGCTTTATGCTATGCCGGCTCCTTTACTATTCAGGAGGGTGCTGAAATTCTGCGGGAGCGCGGAAAGCTGATGGCGAATGCACTGCCTGCCGGGACAAGCGCGATGGCAGCGGTACTGATGCTGGATAAGGAAGCAATTTTACAAGCATGTGACGCAGTAAAGGAAATCGGTGTCTGTGAGATTGCCAATTACAACTGCCCGGGACAGATTGTCATTACGGGAGAAAAAGGCGCGGTAGAGGCATGCGGGAAAAAATGTCTGGAAGCCGGAGCGAGACGGGTGATTCCGTTACAGGTATCCGGAGCCTTTCATTCCTCCCTGCTCAAGGATGCAGGAAAAAAGCTGTATAAGGTTTTATCCGCTTATGAGCTGCATCCGCCAAAGCTGCCTGTTCTGCATAATATTTCCGCTAAAACAGCAGACCGTGCACTGATTGATTTGCTGAGTGAACAGATTTCCCACAGTGTGCTGCTGGAGGATACGATCAAGCAAATGCTGGCGGATGGTGTGGATACCTTTATCGAGGTAGGCCCTGGTAAGGCAGTCAGCGGCTTTGTAAAAAAATGCGCAAAGGGAATGGATGTCAAAATATTGCATGTCGAGGATTGTGCGAGTCTTGCGGAAACCCTTGACTACATGAAAGGATAG
- the fabG gene encoding 3-oxoacyl-[acyl-carrier-protein] reductase, translating into MERKTAFISGASRGIGEAIAITLSKEYDVIINYAHSEEGARAVLAQCDPSGNHKMIQCDISDGEAVKAMLESIVKEYGHLDVVVNNAGITRDNLLLRMSDADFDDVIRTNLKGTYNCIRHVARIMMKQKSGAIVNMASVVGLCGNMGQANYAASKGGVIALTKSAAKELATRGVRVNAVAPGFIDTAMTEKLADSVKEGALASIPMKKFGTVQDVANVVKFLCSENSAYITGQVIAVDGGMVM; encoded by the coding sequence ATGGAAAGAAAAACTGCATTTATCAGCGGGGCATCCCGCGGAATCGGGGAAGCCATCGCAATCACCCTGTCAAAGGAATACGATGTCATTATCAATTATGCACACAGCGAAGAGGGAGCGCGTGCTGTTCTGGCACAATGCGATCCGTCCGGAAACCATAAAATGATACAGTGTGATATATCAGACGGGGAGGCTGTAAAAGCGATGCTGGAAAGCATTGTGAAGGAATACGGACATCTGGATGTTGTCGTGAACAATGCCGGAATTACAAGGGATAATCTGTTGCTGCGTATGAGCGATGCGGATTTCGACGATGTGATCCGTACCAATCTGAAGGGGACATACAACTGTATCCGTCACGTCGCAAGAATCATGATGAAGCAGAAATCCGGCGCCATCGTCAATATGGCGAGTGTTGTCGGTCTGTGCGGAAATATGGGACAGGCCAATTATGCTGCCAGCAAGGGCGGTGTGATTGCGTTAACAAAGTCTGCCGCAAAGGAGCTGGCAACAAGAGGTGTCCGCGTGAATGCTGTTGCGCCGGGCTTTATTGATACCGCAATGACAGAAAAGTTAGCGGACAGTGTAAAAGAGGGTGCTCTGGCATCCATACCGATGAAGAAATTCGGTACGGTACAGGATGTTGCCAATGTTGTAAAATTTCTGTGCAGTGAAAACAGTGCCTATATCACAGGGCAGGTTATTGCCGTAGACGGCGGGATGGTGATGTAA